A genomic window from Gossypium hirsutum isolate 1008001.06 chromosome D10, Gossypium_hirsutum_v2.1, whole genome shotgun sequence includes:
- the LOC121222461 gene encoding two-component response regulator ARR17 has protein sequence MLSSGGGSDSCSKDMAVELGDEPHVLVVDDSLIDRKLVERLLKNSSCKVTTSENALRAVNYLRLGNDTLEGTVSEVNMIITDYCMPGMTGYELLKKIKESSVLKEVPVVIMSSENIPTRINQCLEEGAKMFMLKPLTRSDVKQLKWHLMKCRS, from the exons ATGCTTAGTTCTGGTGGTGGAAGTGACAGCTGTTCCAAGGACATGGCGGTGGAGTTAGGAGATGAACCCCATGTTTTAGTCGTGGATGATAGCCTCATTGATAGGAAACTGGTTGAGAGACTGCTCAAGAACTCCTCTTGCAAAG TGACTACATCAGAGAATGCACTGAGGGCTGTGAATTATTTGAGACTGGGAAATGATACATTGGAAGGCACT GTTTCTGAGGTCAATATGATAATAACAGATTACTGCATGCCTGGAATGACCGGCTATGAACTGCTCAAGAAAATCAAG GAATCATCCGTTCTCAAGGAAGTCCCTGTTGTAATCATGTCATCCGAAAACATACCCACTCGTATCAATCA GTGCTTGGAGGAAGGTGCAAAGATGTTCATGCTGAAGCCACTGACGCGGTCTGATGTGAAGCAACTCAAATGGCACTTGATGAAATGCAGGAGCTGA